A genomic window from Agrobacterium tumefaciens includes:
- a CDS encoding LacI family DNA-binding transcriptional regulator: MAKSNDDKIQVTMQSVAQAAGVSPMTVSNAFRYPTRVQDETRRKVLRIAAQMGYVPNHAAGNLASGQSRIIGAIIPSIKNSSFYKYVRGMQDRAAQDGYELILKLADSLSSEGAAIQTFIGLRVAGIALVGDEHDEDALTLLRKAGTPVVESWVHQKAFDMAVGYSASQATAAILNLLLQSGRTRIGFVGYQGAAAHRFTERLPAFKETLAVHGLRSDLIYLADETDGFGAGSKALDALQHQDPQLDALLCPTDIIAAGVIFECNRRRWQVPDRIAVTGWGDYEIASEITPTLTTLQPNTYQMGHQAVSLIIGRVRGENGAKKLVDTGFEVLVRDSVGEKA; this comes from the coding sequence ATGGCCAAGTCCAACGACGACAAGATTCAAGTCACGATGCAGTCAGTTGCGCAAGCGGCGGGCGTTTCACCGATGACGGTCTCCAACGCGTTCCGTTACCCGACGCGCGTTCAGGATGAGACACGCCGGAAGGTACTGCGCATCGCAGCGCAGATGGGCTATGTGCCGAACCATGCGGCGGGCAATCTTGCTTCTGGGCAAAGCAGGATCATCGGCGCAATCATACCGTCGATCAAAAACTCGAGCTTCTACAAATATGTCCGGGGAATGCAGGACAGGGCCGCGCAGGATGGGTACGAACTCATCCTTAAGCTTGCCGACAGCCTCAGCAGCGAAGGCGCCGCGATACAGACATTTATTGGCTTGCGCGTGGCCGGCATCGCCTTGGTCGGCGATGAACATGACGAAGACGCCTTGACGCTGCTTCGCAAGGCCGGCACCCCGGTCGTGGAATCCTGGGTCCACCAGAAGGCTTTCGACATGGCGGTCGGATATTCGGCCTCTCAGGCGACAGCGGCGATACTGAACCTGCTTTTACAGTCCGGCAGGACGCGGATAGGGTTTGTCGGCTATCAGGGCGCTGCCGCCCATCGTTTCACCGAGCGTCTACCCGCTTTCAAAGAGACGCTCGCGGTACACGGGCTGCGTTCGGACCTGATCTATCTTGCCGATGAAACCGATGGTTTTGGCGCGGGGTCGAAGGCGCTCGACGCTCTCCAGCATCAGGATCCACAGCTTGACGCGCTGCTTTGCCCAACTGACATCATCGCCGCCGGCGTCATCTTCGAGTGCAATCGCCGGCGCTGGCAAGTCCCGGACCGGATCGCTGTGACCGGCTGGGGCGACTACGAAATCGCCTCCGAAATCACGCCTACGCTCACGACCTTGCAGCCGAACACTTACCAGATGGGCCATCAGGCCGTCTCATTGATCATCGGTCGCGTCAGGGGCGAGAACGGCGCAAAAAAGCTCGTCGATACCGGTTTCGAAGTGCTTGTCCGCGATAGCGTCGGAGAAAAGGCGTGA
- a CDS encoding M81 family metallopeptidase, with the protein MPRAAVIQLFHEANAFTPVKANYEGFLSAQYFRGEDVRREFGYTSNWLGGVTEALDEAGYEISYGVCTGCLPGGTLKRESYHRLVDDIITSLEEIAANGPVDVVALLLHGALHVEGVKEPETDLARKVRAVFGPDIRIAVPLDFHANVEPKLPFLVDVIIGGKLYPHADTHARGKKMMQLALQPTAWRTRRFRLPIAVPMSAQTSDTAPFSELVAISNEVEKRPGLADVVVMGGFPYVDSDEVGSSVLVTGTDAEAMRQAYRDMADAVWERRIAAMRRAPTFEEAASDMFAHAARGRVVVGDAGDNPGSGGVANLADIFAALAAQPLPFAAGFLVDGEAVLAAQSIGVGNRGRISMGRLGDGHPLVLDVVVERVDEVSYRNEGPNLNGELLEGGLGAVLRVGDGGHIAIVTERIQAYDTQAFRSQGINLEEKAIIHVKSSNHFRSAFTPLAQEGVFVVDSGGFASTDARRFPFTRRATRILPLADLDRAEWDAQVAAECDIAFRN; encoded by the coding sequence ATGCCCCGCGCCGCCGTGATTCAGCTTTTCCACGAAGCCAATGCCTTCACCCCGGTCAAGGCCAATTATGAGGGTTTCCTGTCCGCCCAGTATTTTCGCGGCGAGGATGTCCGGCGCGAGTTCGGCTATACCAGCAACTGGCTGGGCGGCGTCACGGAAGCGCTGGATGAAGCTGGCTATGAGATATCTTATGGGGTTTGCACGGGCTGTCTGCCGGGTGGGACGCTCAAACGCGAAAGCTACCACCGCCTCGTGGACGACATCATCACGTCGCTTGAAGAAATAGCAGCGAACGGCCCCGTCGATGTGGTGGCGCTGCTTCTGCACGGCGCCCTGCATGTTGAAGGCGTGAAGGAACCGGAAACCGATCTGGCGCGCAAGGTACGTGCAGTGTTCGGCCCAGACATCCGCATCGCCGTTCCACTGGATTTCCACGCCAATGTCGAGCCGAAACTGCCTTTTCTTGTCGATGTGATCATTGGCGGCAAGCTTTATCCGCATGCCGATACCCATGCTCGCGGCAAGAAGATGATGCAGCTGGCGTTGCAGCCGACAGCCTGGCGAACACGCCGTTTCCGCCTGCCGATCGCCGTACCGATGAGCGCCCAGACCAGTGACACCGCGCCTTTTTCCGAACTCGTCGCCATTTCCAACGAGGTGGAGAAACGGCCGGGTCTCGCAGATGTCGTTGTCATGGGCGGGTTTCCTTATGTCGATTCCGACGAAGTGGGCAGTTCCGTCCTCGTGACCGGTACCGATGCCGAAGCCATGCGGCAGGCTTACCGCGACATGGCGGATGCCGTGTGGGAACGCCGCATTGCGGCAATGCGCCGCGCGCCTACGTTTGAGGAGGCGGCTTCAGATATGTTCGCGCACGCCGCGCGGGGCCGCGTGGTTGTCGGCGACGCCGGCGACAATCCCGGTTCTGGCGGGGTCGCCAATCTTGCCGATATCTTTGCGGCGCTTGCCGCGCAGCCGCTGCCTTTCGCAGCGGGCTTCCTGGTCGATGGTGAAGCGGTGCTCGCTGCGCAATCGATCGGCGTCGGCAATCGCGGACGCATATCCATGGGACGCCTGGGCGATGGTCATCCATTGGTTCTGGATGTCGTCGTGGAGCGGGTCGATGAGGTAAGCTATCGCAACGAGGGTCCGAATCTCAACGGCGAGCTTCTGGAAGGCGGGCTTGGCGCCGTGCTGCGGGTCGGCGACGGCGGACATATCGCCATCGTTACCGAACGTATTCAGGCCTATGACACACAGGCCTTCCGCAGCCAGGGGATAAATCTGGAGGAGAAAGCCATTATCCATGTCAAATCCAGCAACCACTTCCGCAGCGCGTTTACCCCGCTCGCGCAAGAGGGTGTTTTCGTGGTTGACAGCGGCGGCTTTGCCTCCACCGATGCCCGGCGCTTTCCCTTCACGCGCCGCGCCACGCGCATCCTCCCGCTTGCCGATCTCGACAGGGCGGAGTGGGATGCGCAAGTTGCCGCCGAGTGCGACATCGCCTTTCGCAACTGA
- a CDS encoding ABC transporter ATP-binding protein, with translation MSDTLLTVEGLKVHYPIRGGLLGRPIGFVKAVDGVDLSIGRGESVALVGESGCGKSTLGAALLGTTRSTGGSVRFDGQPIVYGDAQARKTLSRDMQIVFQDPVSALNPKLTVGESIGEPLAIHGVGTAAERRDRVAELLSLVGLHAGHAMRKPNAFSGGQRQRIVIARALALNPKLMILDEPVSALDVSIRSQILNLLLELQRKFGLSYLFISHDLSVVRHFADRVAVMYLGHLVETGPTEDVFSRPVHPYTEALLSAVPLPDPIAQRGRQRIVLKGDLPSPANPPKGCKFVTRCPLAEDICRESHPPLRPVGAGRLAACHLRAG, from the coding sequence ATGAGCGACACGTTGCTGACCGTTGAAGGCCTGAAAGTTCATTATCCAATCCGTGGCGGGCTGCTTGGAAGGCCCATCGGCTTCGTGAAGGCTGTCGATGGCGTCGATCTCAGTATCGGCAGGGGCGAAAGCGTTGCCCTGGTTGGCGAGTCCGGTTGCGGCAAATCTACGCTCGGCGCCGCCTTGCTGGGCACGACCAGATCGACCGGCGGTTCCGTCCGTTTCGACGGCCAGCCCATCGTTTACGGTGACGCGCAGGCGCGCAAAACGCTGTCGCGGGACATGCAGATCGTTTTTCAGGATCCGGTATCCGCTCTCAACCCGAAACTCACAGTCGGTGAAAGCATCGGTGAGCCGTTGGCCATTCACGGCGTGGGAACCGCGGCGGAGCGCCGGGACCGCGTGGCGGAGCTTCTCAGCCTTGTCGGCCTGCATGCCGGCCATGCCATGCGCAAACCCAACGCGTTTTCTGGCGGACAGCGCCAGCGTATCGTCATCGCCCGCGCTCTGGCGCTCAATCCCAAACTGATGATCCTTGATGAGCCGGTGTCTGCTCTCGACGTGTCGATCCGTTCGCAAATACTCAACCTGCTGCTTGAGCTACAGCGAAAATTCGGCCTTTCCTACCTGTTCATCAGCCATGACCTCTCGGTGGTGCGCCACTTCGCCGATCGTGTGGCGGTCATGTATCTCGGCCATCTTGTTGAAACCGGGCCGACCGAGGACGTGTTTTCGCGCCCGGTCCATCCCTATACCGAGGCGTTGCTCTCCGCCGTGCCGCTGCCGGACCCGATCGCGCAGCGCGGTCGCCAACGCATCGTGCTGAAGGGCGATCTTCCAAGCCCGGCCAATCCGCCGAAAGGCTGCAAATTCGTGACCCGCTGTCCCCTGGCGGAAGATATCTGCCGGGAAAGCCACCCGCCGCTGCGGCCGGTCGGCGCAGGCAGGCTTGCAGCCTGTCACCTGCGGGCCGGCTGA
- a CDS encoding ABC transporter ATP-binding protein: MTASVLSVEDLRVSIGGEPVVDGVSFEVRQGEILSLVGESGCGKSMTAFSVMGLLPKVARITGGQVRLGDRNLSALSEGERRGLRGQEIAMIFQEPVASLNPLMKIGRQIEEGLIVHRHLDARSARRAAIEMLEEVGIPEPQIRAGQYPFELSGGMCQRAMIAMALICRPRLLIADEPTTALDVTIQAQILELMKRLRDETGTAILLITHDMGVVADMADRVAVMYAGRVIETAPVEGIFSNQEHPYTRLLLKTIPRLDGMPKTELPTIEGLVPDIGHWPAGCRFSPRCPLAEEKCRQLLPPLVPRPDGGQAACWRSELVGGI, encoded by the coding sequence ATGACCGCCTCCGTTCTTTCGGTAGAGGATCTCAGGGTATCCATCGGCGGTGAGCCGGTGGTCGATGGCGTCAGCTTCGAGGTCCGCCAGGGCGAAATTCTGTCGCTGGTGGGCGAGTCCGGATGCGGCAAGTCAATGACTGCCTTTTCCGTCATGGGACTGCTGCCGAAGGTCGCCCGCATCACTGGCGGCCAGGTCCGTCTTGGCGACCGGAATCTATCGGCGCTTTCCGAAGGCGAGCGGCGGGGTCTGAGGGGTCAAGAGATCGCCATGATTTTCCAGGAGCCGGTTGCCTCGCTCAACCCGCTGATGAAGATCGGCCGACAGATCGAAGAAGGTCTGATCGTCCATCGTCACCTCGACGCCCGGTCGGCCAGGCGCGCCGCAATCGAAATGCTGGAAGAGGTCGGTATTCCCGAGCCGCAGATACGCGCGGGCCAATATCCATTCGAACTTTCCGGCGGCATGTGCCAGCGCGCGATGATTGCGATGGCGTTGATCTGTCGCCCGCGCCTGCTGATCGCGGATGAACCGACAACGGCGCTGGACGTGACCATTCAGGCGCAGATTCTTGAATTGATGAAGCGCCTGCGTGACGAAACCGGCACCGCAATCCTGCTCATCACGCATGATATGGGCGTGGTGGCGGACATGGCGGACCGCGTGGCGGTGATGTATGCCGGCCGCGTTATAGAGACAGCGCCGGTTGAGGGGATTTTTTCAAACCAGGAGCATCCCTACACCCGGCTGCTTTTGAAGACGATTCCGCGCCTCGACGGAATGCCGAAGACGGAACTGCCGACGATCGAGGGTCTTGTCCCGGATATAGGGCACTGGCCTGCAGGCTGTCGTTTCAGTCCGCGCTGTCCGCTTGCCGAAGAAAAATGCCGCCAGCTATTGCCGCCGCTCGTCCCGCGTCCGGATGGCGGCCAGGCGGCCTGTTGGCGTTCCGAACTGGTCGGAGGAATTTGA
- a CDS encoding SDR family NAD(P)-dependent oxidoreductase has product MNFDQEFKGKKVVLTGAGGIIGGWIANAFAAEGAQVCLTDRAVDRIESRKAQLPGSGHLTFAAELTDAASLSAFAAFVEAEWGAPDILVNNAGIYPSGFLLDISVDDWDAMFDINLRAPFILSQLFARQMVAGGKGGSIVNISSGAARKMRSTVVPYCTSKTALDRLTKGFALELAEYGIRVNAVEPGFAAGSDVSTLTEEHVSNVTAAIPLGRASSAQDVAAAVLYVTSEAGSYVTGATLTVDGGNSIGSQVVFQAKKKAL; this is encoded by the coding sequence ATGAATTTCGATCAAGAGTTCAAAGGCAAGAAAGTCGTGTTGACCGGTGCAGGCGGCATCATCGGCGGCTGGATCGCGAATGCATTTGCGGCTGAGGGTGCGCAGGTCTGTCTTACGGATCGCGCCGTGGATCGTATCGAGAGCCGCAAGGCGCAACTGCCCGGCAGCGGCCATCTGACCTTTGCGGCGGAATTGACGGATGCGGCTTCATTGTCCGCCTTCGCCGCCTTCGTGGAAGCGGAATGGGGTGCGCCCGATATCCTCGTCAACAATGCCGGGATTTATCCGTCCGGCTTCCTTCTCGATATATCGGTGGATGACTGGGATGCGATGTTCGACATCAATCTGCGCGCGCCATTCATCCTCTCGCAGCTCTTCGCCAGGCAGATGGTTGCCGGCGGCAAGGGCGGCTCCATCGTCAACATCTCGTCCGGTGCTGCCCGCAAGATGCGCAGTACAGTCGTTCCCTATTGCACGTCCAAGACCGCGCTCGACCGATTGACCAAAGGCTTTGCGCTGGAGCTTGCGGAATACGGCATTCGCGTCAATGCGGTGGAGCCGGGGTTTGCAGCGGGCAGCGATGTCAGCACGCTTACCGAGGAGCATGTGTCCAACGTCACCGCCGCCATTCCCCTCGGCCGTGCGTCCTCGGCGCAGGATGTGGCCGCAGCCGTTCTCTATGTCACCTCAGAGGCGGGATCCTACGTCACCGGCGCAACGCTGACGGTCGATGGCGGTAACTCGATCGGCTCGCAGGTTGTCTTCCAGGCAAAGAAGAAAGCGCTCTGA